A window from Syntrophorhabdaceae bacterium encodes these proteins:
- a CDS encoding DUF805 domain-containing protein, with protein MNWYLQALKKYAVFSGRARRKEYWYFFLFNFIVGLVLGFIDGLVGTSSKGAGIGLLGSIYVLAVFVPGIAVSVRRLHDTNRSGWWLLIVLIPIIGAIILLVFMMQGSRKDENRYGPNPTAAEFCRECGKEIDDNAAVCAHCGASIQRSET; from the coding sequence ATGAATTGGTATCTCCAGGCCTTAAAGAAATACGCGGTATTTAGCGGGAGGGCAAGGCGCAAAGAGTACTGGTACTTTTTCTTGTTCAACTTCATCGTAGGCCTTGTTTTAGGTTTCATTGACGGTTTGGTCGGCACTTCCAGTAAAGGTGCCGGAATAGGTCTGCTGGGAAGCATCTATGTGCTGGCAGTTTTTGTTCCTGGTATTGCTGTTTCGGTACGGCGACTTCATGACACAAATCGCAGTGGGTGGTGGCTGCTTATCGTTTTGATTCCAATCATCGGCGCCATTATTCTTCTCGTTTTCATGATGCAGGGCAGTCGAAAGGATGAGAATCGGTACGGTCCAAATCCAACAGCGGCTGAGTTCTGCAGAGAATGCGGCAAAGAAATCGATGATAATGCCGCCGTATGTGCACATTGTGGTGCGTCTATACAGAGATCGGAAACGTAG